GAGCAAGAAGTTGGTATAATAAAAGAATTCGTCGAAGCTTTTGATTGCGTAGTTGTTGCACCCGATTATCTACTTTCGGTAGAGCAACCGTATCCAGCGGCACTACTTGATTGTTATAGTGCATTAAAATGGATGAAAAATTATGCGAGTAGTTATAATATTAATGCTGAACAATTAATGGTTGGTGGTGTAAGTGCTGGCGGTGGGCTTGCAGCTGCACTAGCAATATATGCTAGAGATGTAGGGGAGATTTCAATTGCTTTTCAAATGTTGATATATCCAATGCTAGATGATCGGATGAAGACAAGAACTTCGCATTATATTAACACACCTGTATGGAATTTCAAATCCAATATGTTAGCTTGGCAGCTATATTTGGGAGCTTATTATGAAAACGGAAATGTTCCATACTACGCAGCTCCAGGTCGTCTAATTGATTTTGTGAATTTACCACCTGCATATGCTTATGTTGGAAGCCTAGATCCATTTTGTGATGAAACAATAGAGTATATGGAACAATTAAAGGAAGCTGGAGTCGAATCAGCATATGATGTATTACCAGGCTGTTTTCATGGATTTGATGTAATTGCTCCGGAAACGAGCCCAGCAAAATTGGCAAGAGAAAAATTACTTTTGCATTTTAAACATGCGCAAGACAGCTTTTATGGTGAATAGGTCTAATTGATAATTTAACCCAAGGAAAATTTTATATTATAATAATATGCGAAATCAATCTTCAAGAACGGATGTGAATTTGAATTATAGGGTTTTATAAATTTATTTTTGATTTCCGTTCTCGTAATATATATTATGAATTGCCTTATCTTAGTTTACATAACCTTTATTATATGAATATTGTGAAATAGTGAGTTTTATATTCGTTTTTTTCTGATTATATGCTTTTATTTTGTATATGATTTAATGTATGGAGTAAATACGTTCTTGAAAATTGGCACTTGTGCTTTAATCCAACTATATACTTCATCCCAATTTTCTCCGCTTGCATCGACTTCTAATGGTGCATTGAGCTTTATTCGGCAGGCTTTCTTACCTTCTAGTGGCATCCACTCCAGCGACTCGCTTATTGCTTCATTAATAGTTGTTTTGCTTTTTTCAATGTGATAATATAATGCTTTTTGATCAGTAATATAAAGTTCAATTGAAACTTGTTTTGCTATCGTATTGTAGTTTAAAGCAATAAAACAGTAGCTGCTTCCAATAGCGATATTATACCACATTTTAGCTCGTGGCGTATTAATTGAAAACTGACATGTATTCTTGTCGTAGTAGTTTCTAAGACCATCCCAAAAAGCAAGCTACGCTGTTCTGGATTCAGTTAGTTTATCGTTCATCGTTTTTTTAATTGTTTTTGCCCAACTGTTAGGTTGGCTTATTATTTGAAACTTTGGACTTGGTTGAGAATCGCCAATTCTCCAAAGTTCTAATTTAACTAAGAAAATATTTATTTCATCGAGTGAGTTGTCATTCAGCCATTCAATCGCTTGCTGGTGTTCTTCTCGAACGTCTTTAACAATCCATATTTGTATTTCCGCATCATGTCCAGTTGCATAGACTATTAATTTACCTAAATGGTCATAATCTGTTATTTCTAACTGATTTTCTATAATAATATTATACTTGTTTTTGGTTACCATTTTTTTCTATTGGTTTTAATTTCAGCATAATTGTGCGTATCACTGCTGTTTGCTCTTCTTTGCAATCTGAATAGGTTTTTAAATAGGTTATAAGATATAATACTACATATATGCATTTTACAGGTCATCTCCTATTATACTTTTTTTGCTATTTTTCTTCTTCTCAAAACCTTATACAATAAAATAACAATTACACGAATATATGTGTATTTAGACATTTACATAACTAACTACGAATTGTCAAGTGATATTATTAATTAAATATAACTTCAAAAAGAGCAATAAATTTTCGGGCATAAACTCATTCCTCTTCTTCTTTTATGAGTTCAAATCAGTCATGAAATATTATTGTGATAGAACTAATTACATAATTGATATCTTATAACAACATCATTTTTTGCTGTTTATAAAGTAATATGCTATTTGTTAAACAGTAAACTTTCGAATTAGTCTAACTTAGCTAACTTCATTAGTATTCAAATCATTTCAGTGGCTATTTATACAAAAACGTGCACTAATCGTGTTGTCATTATCTTTTAATTTAATAATCTTAGGAGTATTGATTACTGAACAACTATTATTTCAAATTAAATGTTACCATGCGCCAGGATAACTTATCACATCACGGGTATTAATAACGTATTGATACCGAATGCCCTTATCTCCTGGAAAGTATTCTATGTTTTTCAAAATTTCTAAATGTAAATGCGGTCCGGTTCCTAAACCAGAAAATCCGGAATAACCAATCGTCTGGCCTTGGGAAACAACATCCCCGCGACTGACCGCCGGTGACTGCAGATGAGCATACATTGCGACATATGACGTACCGTCAACAATATAACCAACAACTACATAGTTACCATATCCACCGCCGCAGTAACTTGTACCACTGCCTTGCGAACAACCAGATAAAGTTTCCAGTACTCGACCA
This genomic stretch from Culicoidibacter larvae harbors:
- a CDS encoding alpha/beta hydrolase fold domain-containing protein — protein: MNIGDRQIHPELQVYAKVIRFLFPDFKRSTFKKMNLLLKLNKFRRFKNMLVKEVYIDREMNLESKLRLVIYSPVNPKKEMTGILWMHGGGYAFGTPEQEVGIIKEFVEAFDCVVVAPDYLLSVEQPYPAALLDCYSALKWMKNYASSYNINAEQLMVGGVSAGGGLAAALAIYARDVGEISIAFQMLIYPMLDDRMKTRTSHYINTPVWNFKSNMLAWQLYLGAYYENGNVPYYAAPGRLIDFVNLPPAYAYVGSLDPFCDETIEYMEQLKEAGVESAYDVLPGCFHGFDVIAPETSPAKLAREKLLLHFKHAQDSFYGE